From Streptomyces sp. 6-11-2, one genomic window encodes:
- a CDS encoding malate dehydrogenase, translating to MTRTPVNVTVTGAAGQIGYALLFRIASGQLLGADVPVKLRLLEITPALKAAEGTAMELDDCAFPLLQGIDISDDPNVAFDGANVALLVGARPRTKGMERGDLLEANGGIFKPQGKAINDHAADDIKVLVVGNPANTNALIAQAAAPDVPAERFTAMTRLDHNRALTQLAKKTGSTVADIKRLTIWGNHSATQYPDIFHASIAGKNAAEVVNDEKWLADDFIPTVAKRGAAIIEARGASSAASAANAAIDHVHTWVNGTADGDWASMGIPSDGSYGVPEGLISSFPVTCKDGSYEIVQGLEINDFSRTRIDASVKELAEEREAVRSLGLI from the coding sequence ATGACCCGCACTCCCGTGAACGTCACCGTCACCGGCGCGGCCGGCCAGATCGGTTACGCCCTGCTCTTCCGCATCGCCTCCGGCCAGCTGCTCGGCGCGGACGTGCCGGTCAAACTGCGCCTCCTGGAGATCACGCCGGCGCTGAAGGCCGCCGAGGGCACGGCCATGGAGCTCGACGACTGCGCGTTCCCGCTCCTTCAGGGCATCGACATCAGCGACGACCCGAACGTCGCCTTCGACGGCGCCAACGTCGCCCTCCTCGTCGGCGCCCGCCCGCGCACCAAGGGCATGGAGCGGGGTGACCTCCTCGAGGCCAACGGCGGCATCTTCAAGCCGCAGGGCAAGGCCATCAACGACCACGCCGCCGACGACATCAAGGTCCTGGTCGTCGGCAACCCCGCGAACACCAACGCGCTGATCGCCCAGGCCGCCGCGCCGGACGTGCCGGCGGAGCGCTTCACCGCGATGACCCGTCTGGACCACAACCGCGCGCTGACCCAGCTCGCCAAGAAGACGGGCTCGACGGTCGCCGACATCAAGCGCCTCACCATCTGGGGCAACCACTCCGCGACCCAGTACCCGGACATCTTCCACGCGTCGATCGCCGGCAAGAACGCCGCCGAGGTCGTGAACGACGAGAAGTGGCTGGCCGACGACTTCATCCCGACCGTCGCCAAGCGCGGCGCGGCCATCATCGAGGCCCGCGGCGCCTCCTCGGCCGCCTCCGCCGCCAACGCCGCCATCGACCACGTCCACACCTGGGTCAACGGCACCGCCGACGGCGACTGGGCCTCCATGGGCATCCCGTCGGACGGCTCCTACGGCGTCCCCGAGGGCCTGATCTCCTCCTTCCCGGTCACCTGCAAGGACGGCTCGTACGAGATCGTCCAGGGCCTGGAGATCAACGACTTCTCCCGCACCCGCATCGACGCCTCCGTCAAGGAGCTGGCGGAGGAGCGCGAGGCGGTCCGCTCGCTCGGCCTCATCTGA
- a CDS encoding proline/glycine betaine ABC transporter permease — protein sequence MAAIGAPALRAGLPGVLKRPAGHKLLVLAVLAAVLVPLAHSRWASGTWPHALTVDLSGPLGGASDWIIDNRDSHPLFLYFLGHVSNAVVISVRAVYLTLLAAGWVGVTAAAALVAWRVAGVRLALGTAAAFVACGLLGMWVPTMQTLALMVVAVLASVLVGTLLGLAAGLSDRMDRVLRPVLDTMQVLPAFAYLLPVVLVFGIGVPAAVLATVVYAAPPMARLTALGLRGADPEVLEAVDSLGATARQRLLTARIPLARKELLLGVNQTIMMALSMAVIASVIGAGGLGDRVYQALASVDVGAALAAGIPIVLLAVVLDRVTGAAGERLGRERHGVRPWACAAVAAVAAALTARLAGRQDWPADWTVGIAEPVNRAVGWMTAHLYSGVPYIGGTADWAGRFTTWILDPVRSGLQWLPWWSVLLIVAALAWLIGTWRTALTAVLAMAAIGVLGVWKPSLDTLSQVLAAVAVTLVLGFAAGVAAARSDRFEKLLRLVLDVFQTMPQFVYLIPVVALFGVGRAPAVAAAVVYALPAVVRITAQGLRQVDPAALESARSLGATSGQQLRQVQLPLARPALLLAVNQGVVLVLAVVIIGGLVGGGALGYDVVFGLAQGDLATGLVAGAAIVCLGLMLDRVTQPTGRRTRKGA from the coding sequence ATGGCGGCGATCGGCGCCCCGGCCCTCCGTGCCGGCCTGCCCGGCGTGCTCAAACGCCCCGCCGGCCACAAGCTCCTGGTCCTCGCGGTCCTGGCCGCCGTCCTCGTCCCGCTGGCCCACTCCCGCTGGGCGAGCGGAACGTGGCCGCACGCGCTGACGGTCGACCTGTCCGGGCCGCTCGGCGGCGCGAGCGACTGGATCATCGACAACCGCGACAGTCACCCGCTGTTCCTCTACTTCCTCGGCCACGTCAGCAACGCGGTCGTGATCTCCGTGCGCGCCGTCTACCTGACGCTCCTCGCCGCCGGCTGGGTGGGCGTCACGGCCGCAGCCGCCCTCGTGGCATGGCGGGTGGCCGGTGTCCGGCTCGCCCTCGGCACGGCCGCCGCCTTCGTCGCCTGCGGACTGCTCGGCATGTGGGTGCCGACCATGCAGACGCTCGCCCTGATGGTGGTCGCCGTCCTCGCCTCCGTCCTCGTCGGCACCCTGCTCGGTCTGGCCGCGGGCCTGTCCGACCGCATGGACCGGGTTCTGCGCCCGGTCCTGGACACCATGCAGGTGCTCCCGGCGTTCGCGTACCTGCTCCCCGTGGTCCTGGTCTTCGGCATCGGCGTACCCGCCGCGGTCCTCGCCACGGTCGTCTACGCCGCCCCGCCCATGGCCCGGCTGACCGCGCTCGGCCTGCGCGGCGCGGACCCGGAGGTGCTGGAGGCGGTCGACTCCCTCGGCGCCACCGCACGCCAGCGCCTGCTGACCGCCCGGATCCCGCTGGCCCGCAAGGAACTCCTCCTCGGCGTCAACCAGACGATCATGATGGCGCTGTCCATGGCGGTCATCGCCTCCGTGATCGGCGCCGGCGGCCTCGGCGACCGCGTCTACCAGGCGCTCGCCTCGGTCGACGTGGGTGCCGCGCTCGCGGCCGGCATCCCCATCGTGCTGCTGGCCGTCGTACTGGACCGGGTGACCGGAGCCGCCGGAGAGCGCCTCGGACGGGAGCGGCACGGTGTCCGCCCCTGGGCCTGCGCCGCCGTCGCCGCCGTGGCCGCCGCCCTGACCGCGCGCCTGGCGGGCCGCCAGGACTGGCCCGCGGACTGGACCGTCGGCATCGCCGAGCCCGTCAACCGCGCCGTCGGCTGGATGACCGCCCACCTGTACTCCGGCGTCCCGTACATCGGCGGCACCGCCGACTGGGCGGGCCGCTTCACCACCTGGATCCTGGACCCGGTCCGCTCCGGCCTCCAGTGGCTGCCGTGGTGGTCGGTGCTGCTGATCGTCGCCGCCCTCGCGTGGCTGATCGGCACCTGGCGCACCGCGCTGACCGCCGTCCTCGCCATGGCCGCCATCGGTGTGCTCGGCGTGTGGAAGCCGTCCCTGGACACCCTGTCCCAGGTGCTGGCGGCCGTCGCCGTCACCCTCGTGCTCGGCTTCGCGGCCGGCGTCGCCGCCGCCCGCAGCGACCGTTTCGAGAAACTGCTGCGCCTGGTCCTCGACGTCTTCCAGACGATGCCACAGTTCGTGTACCTGATCCCGGTGGTCGCGCTGTTCGGCGTGGGCCGCGCCCCGGCCGTCGCCGCGGCCGTCGTCTACGCCCTGCCCGCGGTCGTCCGGATCACCGCGCAGGGCCTGCGCCAGGTCGACCCGGCGGCCCTGGAGTCCGCCCGCTCCCTCGGCGCGACCAGCGGCCAGCAGCTCCGCCAGGTGCAACTGCCGCTCGCCCGCCCGGCGCTGCTGCTCGCCGTCAACCAGGGCGTGGTGCTCGTCCTCGCCGTCGTCATCATCGGCGGCCTGGTCGGCGGCGGCGCGCTCGGCTACGACGTGGTCTTCGGCCTCGCCCAGGGCGACCTGGCGACCGGCCTGGTCGCCGGCGCGGCGATCGTCTGCCTCGGCCTGATGCTCGACCGGGTGACGCAGCCGACCGGCCGCCGCACCAGGAAGGGAGCGTGA
- a CDS encoding ABC transporter substrate-binding protein has protein sequence MGRRTTLTAVAVLALTSGCGAADMTRQASPFAGARGSKTVTLSVQSWVGAQANVAVAQYLLEHELGYRVDTVQVDEVPAWDALSQGRVDAILEDWGHPDQEKRYVDDKKTIARGGDLGVTGHIGWFVPTYLVKRYPDITDWRNLDKYAPLFRTAESGGKGQLMDGSPSYVTNDKALVKNLNLNYQVVFAGSEAAQITQIKQFAKEKKAFLTYWYAPQWLFEKVPMTEVRLPPYKEGCDADAAKVACAYPHTALRKYLNADFARSGGAAAAFLKKFKWTTEDQNEVSLMIADQKLTPAEAAKKWVDGHRSTWKAWLP, from the coding sequence ATGGGACGCCGTACGACTCTCACCGCCGTCGCGGTGCTGGCGCTGACCAGCGGCTGCGGCGCCGCCGACATGACTCGGCAGGCCTCGCCGTTCGCGGGCGCGCGGGGCTCGAAGACCGTGACCCTGTCCGTGCAGTCCTGGGTCGGCGCGCAGGCCAACGTGGCCGTCGCCCAGTACCTCCTCGAACACGAGCTGGGCTACCGCGTCGACACCGTCCAGGTCGACGAGGTCCCCGCCTGGGACGCGCTCAGCCAGGGCCGCGTCGACGCGATCCTGGAGGACTGGGGCCACCCCGACCAGGAGAAGCGCTACGTCGACGACAAGAAGACCATCGCGCGGGGCGGCGACCTCGGAGTGACCGGTCACATCGGCTGGTTCGTCCCGACGTACCTCGTCAAGAGGTACCCGGACATCACCGACTGGAGGAACCTCGACAAGTACGCCCCGCTCTTCCGCACCGCGGAGAGCGGCGGCAAGGGCCAGCTGATGGACGGCTCCCCGTCCTACGTCACCAACGACAAGGCGCTGGTGAAGAACCTGAACCTGAACTACCAGGTGGTCTTCGCCGGCTCCGAGGCGGCGCAGATCACCCAGATCAAGCAGTTCGCCAAGGAGAAGAAGGCCTTCCTCACGTACTGGTACGCGCCGCAGTGGCTGTTCGAGAAGGTCCCCATGACGGAGGTGCGCCTGCCGCCGTACAAGGAGGGCTGCGACGCGGACGCGGCCAAGGTCGCCTGCGCCTACCCGCACACGGCGCTGCGCAAGTACCTCAACGCCGACTTCGCCCGGTCCGGCGGCGCGGCGGCCGCCTTCCTGAAGAAGTTCAAGTGGACCACCGAGGACCAGAACGAGGTCTCCCTGATGATCGCCGACCAGAAGCTCACCCCGGCCGAGGCGGCGAAGAAGTGGGTGGACGGCCACCGGTCGACGTGGAAGGCGTGGCTGCCCTGA
- a CDS encoding DUF3017 domain-containing protein gives MSAEVEGTGREPSPAEPETEVRDAAGVPAAAGKPRRDTRRFPMLTRDTARPEGGGRAAPGGAPAPARQWPLLAVLGTVGLGLLVTAFDAFRVGLLLIGLALLGGAGLRWFLPRVGMLAVRSRFTDIVTYGLLGCVIVLLALMAQPRPWLEIPFLDDALHFTVRNG, from the coding sequence GTGTCGGCTGAGGTGGAGGGCACCGGGCGGGAGCCGTCTCCCGCGGAGCCGGAGACAGAGGTACGGGACGCGGCCGGCGTGCCGGCCGCCGCGGGGAAGCCGCGCCGGGACACACGCCGCTTTCCGATGCTGACGCGGGACACCGCGCGGCCGGAGGGCGGTGGCCGGGCCGCGCCCGGCGGCGCCCCGGCGCCCGCCCGGCAGTGGCCGCTGCTGGCCGTGCTGGGCACGGTGGGACTCGGGCTGCTGGTGACCGCCTTCGACGCCTTCAGGGTCGGTCTGCTGCTGATCGGGCTCGCGCTGCTCGGCGGGGCCGGGCTGCGCTGGTTCCTGCCCCGGGTCGGCATGCTCGCGGTCCGCTCCCGCTTCACGGACATCGTCACCTACGGCCTGCTGGGCTGCGTCATCGTCCTGCTGGCGCTGATGGCCCAGCCCAGGCCCTGGCTGGAGATTCCGTTCCTGGACGACGCGCTGCACTTCACGGTCCGCAACGGCTAG
- a CDS encoding glycine betaine/L-proline ABC transporter ATP-binding protein: MALEVPTRKPPTDDSGPTPVFSVDGLWKVFGPRADRVPADRELGALGPAELRERTGCTAAVRDVSFDVRKGEVFVVMGLSGSGKSTLVRCLTRLIEPTAGTIAIDGEDVRAMDGARLRALRRHRAAMVFQHFGLLPHRTVLDNVAYGLQIQGVARSERRERAAEMVAKVGLQGMEERRPAQLSGGQRQRVGLARALAVDPEVLLFDEPFSALDPLIRRDMQEEVVRLHREEGRTMVFITHDLQEALRLGDRIALMRGGRIVQLGTPEEIVGSPADDYVREFVRDVPREQVLTVRGAMRPASADEAGSGPAIPPEATVAQAIEAVARAGAPARVVDGGRCVGVVDSDALLSVVAGTDATAPRGRGVAVPRDADATPGAV; this comes from the coding sequence ATGGCTCTCGAGGTCCCCACGCGCAAACCGCCCACCGACGACTCCGGGCCCACCCCCGTCTTCTCGGTGGACGGCCTGTGGAAGGTCTTCGGCCCCCGCGCCGACCGGGTCCCCGCCGACCGGGAGCTCGGCGCGCTCGGCCCCGCCGAACTGCGCGAGCGCACCGGCTGCACGGCCGCGGTCCGCGACGTCTCCTTCGACGTGCGCAAGGGCGAGGTCTTCGTCGTCATGGGCCTGTCCGGCTCGGGCAAGTCCACGCTGGTGCGCTGCCTGACCCGGCTGATCGAGCCGACCGCGGGCACCATCGCCATCGACGGCGAGGACGTGCGCGCCATGGACGGGGCCCGGCTGCGCGCCCTGCGCAGGCACCGCGCCGCGATGGTCTTCCAGCACTTCGGCCTGCTGCCGCACCGCACGGTCCTCGACAACGTGGCCTACGGCCTCCAGATCCAGGGCGTCGCCCGGTCCGAGCGGCGCGAGCGGGCCGCCGAGATGGTCGCCAAGGTCGGTCTGCAGGGCATGGAGGAGCGCCGCCCGGCCCAGCTGTCCGGCGGTCAGCGTCAGCGGGTCGGCCTGGCCCGCGCCCTCGCCGTGGACCCCGAAGTGCTGCTGTTCGACGAGCCGTTCAGCGCGCTCGACCCGCTCATCCGGCGGGACATGCAGGAGGAGGTCGTCCGCCTGCACCGGGAGGAGGGCCGGACGATGGTCTTCATCACCCACGACCTCCAGGAGGCCCTCCGGCTCGGCGACCGCATCGCCCTGATGCGCGGCGGCCGCATCGTCCAGCTGGGCACCCCCGAGGAGATCGTGGGCTCCCCGGCCGACGACTACGTCCGCGAGTTCGTCCGGGACGTCCCGCGCGAGCAGGTCCTGACCGTCCGCGGGGCCATGCGCCCGGCCTCCGCCGACGAGGCCGGCAGCGGCCCGGCGATTCCCCCGGAGGCCACGGTCGCGCAGGCCATCGAGGCGGTGGCCCGAGCGGGAGCACCAGCACGCGTGGTCGACGGAGGCCGCTGCGTCGGCGTCGTCGACTCGGACGCGCTGCTGTCCGTGGTGGCCGGAACCGACGCCACGGCACCGCGCGGGCGCGGGGTGGCGGTCCCGCGCGACGCCGACGCCACCCCGGGGGCCGTCTGA
- a CDS encoding aldehyde dehydrogenase family protein translates to MADSTGRGGRGTIHAGGEWREAIGGATREILDPADAAPFAVVAEGDEKDADVAVEAARRAFDGGEGAWPRTPVAERAALLRRVADLLVRDREELGLLESRDTGKTVEEGRVDVDCVADAFRYFAGLVAAEAPGRVVDAGTPDVHSVVVHEPVGVCALITPWNYPLLQASWKIAPALAAGNTFVVKPSEITPLTTVALIDLLVEAGLPAGVANIVTGPGHTVGARLAEHPDVGLVSFTGGLVSGAKVARAAADTVKKVALELGGKNPNIVFADACATDEGFDTAVDQALNAAFLHSGQVCSAGARLIVEEPVRERFVAELARRARKIRLGRGTAPGVECGPLVSEQQRARIEAYVASALAEGAVPRCGGMRPEPGETRPATGYFYEPTVLDHCTRQMKVVREEVFGPVLTVETFRTEHEAVALANDTEYGLAGAVWTADAGRARRVAGRLRHGTVWINDFHPYLPQAEWGGFGRSGVGRELGPAGLAEYRETKHVYQNLAPRPVRWFAG, encoded by the coding sequence ATGGCGGACAGTACGGGACGCGGTGGGCGCGGCACCATCCACGCGGGCGGGGAGTGGCGCGAGGCGATCGGCGGCGCGACACGCGAGATCCTCGACCCCGCGGACGCGGCTCCGTTCGCCGTGGTCGCGGAGGGTGACGAGAAGGACGCGGACGTGGCCGTCGAGGCCGCCCGCCGCGCCTTCGACGGCGGCGAGGGCGCCTGGCCGCGCACACCGGTCGCCGAGCGTGCCGCCCTGCTGCGCCGGGTGGCCGACCTCCTGGTGCGCGACCGGGAGGAACTCGGCCTGCTGGAGAGCCGGGACACCGGCAAGACCGTGGAGGAGGGCCGCGTCGACGTCGACTGCGTCGCCGACGCCTTCCGCTACTTCGCCGGACTCGTCGCCGCGGAAGCCCCCGGCCGGGTCGTGGACGCGGGCACGCCCGACGTGCACAGCGTCGTCGTGCACGAGCCGGTCGGCGTCTGCGCTCTGATCACGCCCTGGAACTACCCGCTGCTCCAGGCCAGTTGGAAGATCGCCCCGGCGCTCGCCGCCGGAAACACCTTCGTCGTCAAGCCAAGCGAGATCACCCCGCTGACCACCGTCGCGCTGATCGACCTGCTCGTCGAGGCGGGCCTGCCCGCGGGCGTGGCCAACATCGTCACCGGCCCCGGCCACACCGTCGGCGCCCGGCTCGCCGAACACCCCGACGTGGGCCTGGTCTCCTTCACCGGCGGCCTGGTCAGCGGGGCGAAGGTGGCCCGGGCCGCGGCCGACACGGTCAAGAAGGTCGCCCTCGAACTCGGCGGCAAGAACCCCAACATCGTCTTCGCCGACGCCTGCGCGACCGACGAGGGCTTCGACACCGCCGTCGACCAGGCCCTGAACGCGGCCTTCCTGCACAGCGGCCAGGTCTGCTCCGCGGGCGCCCGGCTCATCGTCGAGGAACCGGTCCGGGAGCGCTTCGTCGCCGAACTCGCCCGCCGCGCCCGGAAGATCCGCCTGGGCCGCGGCACCGCGCCCGGCGTCGAGTGCGGTCCGCTCGTCTCCGAGCAGCAGCGCGCCAGGATCGAGGCGTACGTCGCCTCCGCGCTGGCCGAGGGCGCGGTACCGCGCTGCGGCGGCATGCGGCCCGAGCCCGGGGAGACCCGGCCCGCCACCGGCTACTTCTACGAGCCGACCGTCCTCGACCACTGCACCCGCCAGATGAAGGTCGTCCGGGAGGAGGTCTTCGGCCCCGTCCTCACCGTCGAGACCTTCCGCACCGAGCACGAGGCGGTCGCGCTCGCCAACGACACCGAGTACGGGCTCGCGGGCGCCGTGTGGACCGCCGACGCGGGCCGTGCCCGGCGCGTGGCCGGCCGGCTGCGCCACGGCACCGTCTGGATCAACGACTTCCACCCCTATCTCCCGCAGGCGGAGTGGGGCGGCTTCGGCAGGAGCGGCGTCGGCCGCGAGCTCGGCCCCGCCGGGCTCGCCGAGTACCGCGAGACCAAGCACGTCTACCAGAACCTCGCCCCCAGGCCGGTGCGCTGGTTCGCGGGCTGA
- a CDS encoding XRE family transcriptional regulator, producing the protein MPRWKALPDELDPQIREFASQLRRLVDRGGLSIAALADRTGYSKTSWERYLNGRLLAPKGAVVALAEVTGTNPVHLTTMWELAERAWSRAEMRHDRTMEAIRISQARAALGEFGAAVPGAEAGGGKAARKNGTATAVPGSAGPAGASPAVPVQPTASDADAREGAARKASPASEGVSGTAVLPAAAPTPAAPGPGPDPDSASDARPDSATGSGSGSEASGGNSWGLAGYRGPSRTGGRAPGATASPAGGAVPAAGPSGPHSAASAAPYTQGDPGHPYTQGSPGTHGEPPRSPRPASSGGARKRQVMMFLAGAASALAVIGAVLFLTGGGDDKKAAEAAKSPSPSADVSLPPGVKCVADGCTGKDAEAMGCSGNLVSTVESVTVGTTLVEVRYSKTCGAAWARITQAVQGDEVRVTVGARTERGTLAAAGETIAYTPMVAVRDATQAKACATLASGQTGCTSQ; encoded by the coding sequence ATGCCTCGTTGGAAGGCCTTGCCCGATGAACTCGATCCACAGATAAGGGAGTTCGCGAGCCAGTTGCGCAGGCTCGTGGACCGCGGCGGCCTGAGCATCGCCGCACTGGCAGATCGCACGGGCTACAGCAAGACGTCCTGGGAGCGCTATCTGAACGGACGGCTCCTGGCGCCCAAGGGCGCGGTTGTGGCACTCGCCGAGGTCACGGGCACCAATCCGGTCCACCTCACCACCATGTGGGAGCTGGCCGAACGGGCCTGGAGCCGTGCGGAGATGCGCCACGACCGGACCATGGAGGCCATCCGGATATCCCAGGCGCGCGCCGCACTGGGGGAGTTCGGCGCGGCGGTACCCGGCGCCGAGGCGGGCGGGGGCAAGGCGGCCCGCAAGAACGGCACCGCCACGGCGGTCCCGGGGAGCGCGGGCCCGGCGGGCGCGTCCCCCGCGGTGCCGGTGCAGCCGACGGCGTCCGACGCCGACGCCCGTGAGGGCGCGGCGAGGAAGGCGTCGCCGGCCTCGGAGGGCGTCTCGGGAACGGCCGTCCTCCCGGCCGCCGCGCCCACGCCCGCCGCGCCCGGCCCCGGCCCGGACCCCGACTCCGCCTCCGACGCCCGCCCCGACTCCGCCACCGGATCGGGTTCCGGTTCCGAGGCGTCGGGCGGCAACTCCTGGGGGCTGGCCGGTTACCGGGGACCGTCCCGGACGGGTGGACGCGCCCCCGGCGCCACGGCGTCCCCGGCCGGCGGCGCCGTGCCGGCTGCCGGACCTTCGGGTCCGCACTCCGCGGCTTCGGCCGCCCCGTACACCCAGGGCGACCCCGGCCACCCGTACACCCAGGGCTCCCCGGGCACGCACGGCGAGCCTCCGCGGTCTCCCCGTCCCGCCTCCTCCGGCGGGGCACGCAAGCGGCAGGTGATGATGTTCCTCGCGGGCGCGGCCAGCGCCCTGGCCGTGATCGGCGCCGTCCTCTTCCTCACCGGAGGCGGGGACGACAAGAAGGCCGCGGAAGCGGCCAAGTCGCCTTCCCCGTCCGCCGACGTCAGCCTGCCGCCCGGTGTCAAGTGCGTCGCGGACGGCTGCACCGGCAAGGACGCCGAGGCCATGGGGTGCAGCGGCAACCTGGTGAGCACGGTCGAGAGCGTCACCGTCGGCACGACCCTGGTCGAGGTCCGCTACAGCAAGACCTGCGGTGCCGCCTGGGCCCGTATCACCCAGGCCGTCCAGGGCGACGAGGTCCGGGTCACGGTCGGTGCGCGCACGGAGCGCGGCACCCTCGCGGCGGCCGGCGAGACGATCGCGTACACGCCCATGGTCGCGGTGCGGGACGCGACGCAGGCCAAGGCGTGCGCGACGCTGGCGTCGGGACAGACGGGGTGCACCAGTCAGTGA
- a CDS encoding GMC family oxidoreductase: MPESTHEFDYVVIGGGTAGSVIASRLTENPDLTVAVIEGGPSDVGREDVLTLRRWMGLLGGELDYDYPTTEQPRGNSHIRHSRARVLGGCSSHNTLIAFKPLPSDWDEWEAAGAKGWGAVPMEAYYARLKNNIVAVDEKDRNAIARDFVDAAQAALAVPRVEGFNKKPFHEGVGFFDLAYHPQDNKRSSASVAYLHPVMDERANLTILLETWAHRLQLNGTRAEGVHVRTKDGAELLVRARREVVLCAGAVDSPRLLLHSGIGPKADLERLGIPVVHDLPGVGENLLDHPESVIVWETNGPLPENSAMDSDAGLFVRRDPASAGPDLMFHFYQIPFTDNPERLGYERPPYGVSMTPNIPKPRSRGRLYLTSADPSVKPALDFRYFTDEDDHDARTLVDGIRIARRIAQTEPLAGWLKREVCPGPEILGDAELSEYARKVAHTVYHPAGTCRMGAADDERAVVDPDLRIRGLDGIRIADASVFPAMPAVNPMIGVLMVGEKAVDLLGGER, translated from the coding sequence ATGCCCGAGAGCACCCACGAGTTCGACTACGTCGTCATAGGCGGTGGCACGGCCGGTTCCGTCATCGCCTCCCGCCTCACGGAGAACCCGGACCTCACCGTCGCCGTCATCGAGGGCGGCCCCAGCGACGTGGGCCGCGAGGACGTGCTGACGCTGCGCCGCTGGATGGGCCTGCTCGGCGGCGAACTGGACTACGACTACCCGACCACCGAGCAGCCGCGCGGCAACTCCCACATCCGGCACAGCCGCGCCCGGGTCCTCGGCGGCTGCTCCTCGCACAACACGCTCATCGCGTTCAAGCCGCTGCCGTCCGACTGGGACGAGTGGGAGGCGGCCGGTGCCAAGGGCTGGGGCGCGGTCCCGATGGAGGCGTACTACGCCCGGCTCAAGAACAACATCGTGGCCGTCGACGAGAAGGACCGCAACGCCATCGCCCGCGACTTCGTCGACGCCGCGCAGGCCGCGCTCGCGGTGCCGCGCGTCGAGGGCTTCAACAAGAAGCCGTTCCACGAGGGCGTCGGTTTCTTCGACCTCGCCTACCACCCGCAGGACAACAAGCGCTCCAGCGCCTCCGTGGCGTATCTGCACCCGGTGATGGACGAGCGCGCCAACCTGACGATCCTGCTGGAGACCTGGGCGCACCGGCTCCAGCTCAACGGCACCCGCGCCGAGGGCGTCCACGTGCGCACCAAGGACGGCGCCGAACTCCTCGTACGGGCCCGCCGCGAGGTCGTGCTCTGCGCGGGCGCCGTCGACTCGCCCCGGCTGCTGCTGCACTCCGGTATCGGCCCGAAGGCCGACCTGGAGAGGCTCGGCATCCCCGTCGTCCACGACCTGCCGGGCGTCGGCGAGAACCTGCTCGACCACCCCGAGTCGGTGATCGTGTGGGAGACGAACGGCCCCCTCCCGGAGAACTCCGCGATGGACTCCGACGCCGGCCTGTTCGTGCGCCGCGACCCCGCAAGCGCGGGCCCGGACCTGATGTTCCACTTCTACCAGATCCCGTTCACGGACAACCCGGAGCGCCTGGGCTACGAACGTCCGCCGTACGGCGTGTCGATGACCCCGAACATCCCCAAGCCGAGGAGCAGGGGCCGGCTGTACCTCACCAGCGCCGACCCGTCCGTCAAGCCGGCCCTGGACTTCCGCTACTTCACCGACGAGGACGACCACGACGCCCGCACCCTCGTCGACGGCATCCGCATCGCCCGCCGGATCGCGCAGACCGAACCGCTGGCCGGCTGGCTGAAGCGGGAGGTGTGCCCCGGTCCGGAGATCCTCGGCGACGCGGAGCTGAGCGAGTACGCCCGCAAGGTCGCGCACACCGTCTACCACCCGGCGGGCACCTGCCGGATGGGCGCCGCCGACGACGAACGCGCGGTCGTCGACCCCGATTTGCGTATCCGCGGGCTGGACGGCATCCGGATCGCGGACGCCTCCGTCTTCCCGGCCATGCCCGCCGTGAACCCCATGATCGGTGTGCTCATGGTCGGGGAGAAGGCCGTCGACCTGCTCGGAGGTGAGCGCTGA